The following coding sequences are from one Arachis hypogaea cultivar Tifrunner chromosome 7, arahy.Tifrunner.gnm2.J5K5, whole genome shotgun sequence window:
- the LOC112703394 gene encoding tubulin beta-4 chain — protein MREILHIQGGQCGNQIGSKFWEVVCDEHGIDPVGHYVGTSQLQLERLDVYYNEATNGRYVPRAVLMDLEPGTMDAIRTGPYGQIFRPDNFVFGQSGAGNNFAKGHYTEGAELIDSVLDVVRKEVENCDCLQGFQVCHSLGGGTGSGMGTLLISKIREEYPDRMMLTFSVFPSPKVSDTVVEPYNATLSVHQLVENADECMVLDNEALYDICFRTLKLTTPSFGDLNHLISATMSGVTCCLRFPGQLNSDLRKLAVNLIPFPRLHFFMVGFAPLTSRGSQNYRALSVPELTQQMWDAKNMMCAADPRHGRYLTASAVFRGKMSTKEVDEQILNVQNRNSSYFVEWIPNNVKSSVCDIAPKGLPMASTFVGNSTSIQEMFRRVSEQFAAMFRRKAFLHWYTGEGMDEMEFTEAESNMNDLVAEYQQYQDASPEEDQDDES, from the exons ATGCGTGAGATTCTTCATATTCAGGGAGGTCAATGCGGGAACCAAATAGGATCAAAGTTTTGGGAAGTGGTGTGTGATGAGCATGGGATAGACCCTGTAGGCCACTATGTTGGAACCTCTCAACTTCAGCTTGAAAGACTTGACGTTTATTACAATGAGGCCACCAACGGCCGGTATGTGCCACGTGCCGTCCTCATGGACCTTGAGCCCGGCACCATGGACGCCATCCGGACGGGTCCTTATGGCCAGATATTCCGCCCGGACAACTTTGTCTTCGGCCAGTCTGGCGCCGGAAATAACTTCGCCAAGGGCCATTACACCGAGGGCGCGGAGCTCATTGACTCTGTCCTTGATGTTGTGAGAAAAGAGGTTGAGAATTGCGATTGCTTGCAGG GGTTTCAAGTGTGTCATTCGTTGGGAGGGGGGACAGGTTCTGGAATGGGTACTCTGCTGATTTCGAAGATTAGAGAGGAATACCCGGATCGAATGATGCTTACTTTCTCGGTGTTTCCATCTCCGAAGGTGTCGGACACGGTTGTTGAGCCTTATAATGCCACACTCTCTGTTCACCAGCTGGTGGAGAATGCTGATGAGTGCATGGTCCTTGACAACGAAGCACTATACGACATATGCTTTAGGACTCTCAAGCTCACTACTCCATCTT TTGGAGATCTGAACCATTTGATATCGGCAACAATGAGTGGAGTTACTTGCTGCTTAAGATTCCCAGGTCAGCTCAACTCAGACCTCAGGAAGCTAGCTGTCAACTTGATCCCGTTTCCACGCCTTCATTTCTTTATGGTGGGCTTTGCTCCACTCACATCTCGAGGGTCACAGAACTACCGCGCACTTTCTGTCCCAGAACTCACACAACAGATGTGGGATGCCAAGAACATGATGTGTGCAGCTGATCCACGGCATGGCCGTTACTTAACAGCATCAGCAGTATTTAGAGGGAAAATGAGCACAAAGGAAGTGGATGAACAGATACTGAATGTGCAGAACAGGAACTCCTCATATTTTGTGGAGTGGATCCCCAACAATGTCAAGTCGAGCGTCTGTGATATCGCGCCCAAAGGCCTTCCCATGGCTTCCACTTTTGTTGGCAATTCAACTTCCATACAAGAGATGTTCAGGAGAGTGAGCGAGCAGTTTGCTGCCATGTTCAGAAGAAAGGCCTTCTTGCACTGGTACACTGGAGAAGGAATGGATGAGATGGAGTTCACCGAAGCGGAGAGCAACATGAACGATCTTGTTGCAGAGTATCAGCAGTACCAAGATGCCTCCCCTGAAGAAGACCAAGATGATGAAAGCTGA
- the LOC112703395 gene encoding protein Iojap, chloroplastic has translation MLPCATFSVAGTTTGVPTIFSSEFRQLRYHAETVRSRKLRIHFSCSCRAKERPSQRFLKLNSKRRSTLLTFAFGKEAEDSFFSDVGEDTDEMYDELFKNYGKVVFKRKDQKPATAEVDDDAESLSFAVEMAKVASEVKAADIKVLFVKPLVYWTRFFIIATAFSRPQIDAIGSRIRDLAEKKYGKFPTGDSKPNSWTLLDFGDVVVHIFLPPQRAFYNLEEFYGNATPVELPFENQPPFRN, from the exons ATGCTACCCTGCGCCACGTTCTCAGTTGCGGGAACCACCACCGGAGTTCCGACAATATTCTCCAGCGAGTTCCGGCAGCTACGTTACCACGCTGAAACGGTGCGCTCTCGGAAACTCAGGATTCACTTCAGCTGCTCTTGCCGCGCAAAGGAGCGACCTTCGCAACGGTTCTTGAAGTTGAATTCGAAGAGAAGGAGCACGCTTTTGACCTTTGCCTTCGGTAAAGAAGCTGAAGACAGCTTCTTCTCG GATGTAGGTGAAGATACAGATGAGATGTATGATGAATTGTTTAAAAATTATGGAAAAGTGGTATTTAAGAGGAAAGATCAAAAGCCTGCTACTGCAGAGGTTGATGATGATGCCGAAAGCCTATCGT TTGCTGTGGAGATGGCCAAGGTTGCAAGTGAGGTTAAGGCAGCCGATATAAAGGTTTTGTTTGTGAAGCCTCTTGTTTACTGGACTCGATTTTTTATCATAGCTACGGCATTTTCTCGTCCCCAAATTGATGCCATCGG GTCCAGAATTAGAGATTTAGCTGAAAAGAAATATGGAAAATTTCCGACTGGAGACTCAAAACCCAACTCATGGACCCTGTTGGACTTTG GCGATGTTGTTGTCCACATCTTTCTTCCACCTCAAAGAGCTTTCTACAACTTGGAAGAGTTCTATGGTAATGCAACACCCGTAGAGCTGCCTTTCGAGAATCAACCACCATTTCGCAATTGA